One segment of Echeneis naucrates chromosome 15, fEcheNa1.1, whole genome shotgun sequence DNA contains the following:
- the napba gene encoding N-ethylmaleimide-sensitive factor attachment protein, beta a isoform X2 has product MDNSGKEKEAMQLMAEADKKVKASGSFLGGMFGGNHKVEDACEMYARAANMFKMAKNWSEAINCLNQAIDIYTDMGRFTIAAKHHITIAEIYESELVDIEKAIAHYEQAADYYKGEESNSSANKCLLKVGHYSAQLEQYQKAIEIYEQVAMSTMDNPLLKYNAKEYFFKASLCHFIVDELNAKLAIEKYEEMFPAFSDSRELKLLKKLLEAHEEQNSEAFTEAVKEFDSVSRLDQWLTTMLLRIKKTIQGDAGDLK; this is encoded by the exons ATGGACAACTCCGGCAAAGAGAAGGAGGCCATGCAGCTGATGGCTGAAGCCGACAAAAAGGTCAAAGCGTCCGGATCCTTCTTGGGAGGGATGTTCGG GGGGAACCATAAGGTGGAGGATGCCTGCGAAATGTACGCCAGAGCAGCCAACATGTTTAAGATGGCAAAGAACTGGAGTG aggCCATCAACTGTCTAAATCAGGCTATTGACATCTACACCGACATG GGTCGTTTTACCATCGCAGCCAAACATCATATCACTATAGCAGAGATTTATGAATCTGAGCTGGTTGACATTGAGAAG GCCATTGCTCACTATGAGCAGGCAGCAGATTACTACAAGGGAGAAGAATCAAACAG CTCAGCCAACAAATGTCTTCTGAAGGTTGGACACTACAGCGCTCAGTTGGAGCAGTATCAGAAAGCTATCGAAATCTATGAACAG GTTGCTATGAGCACCATGGACAACCCCTTGTTGAAATACAACGCCAAAGAGTATTTCTTCAAGGCCTCACTGTGTCACTTCATAGTAGACGAGCTAAACGCCAAG TTGGCCATTGAGAAGTATGAGGAGATGTTTCCAGCCTTCTCAGACTCAAGAGAGCTCAAACTGTTAAAG AAACTGTTAGAGGCCCACGAGGAGCAGAACAGCGAGGCATTCACAGAGGCTGTCAAGGAGTTCGACTCAGTGTCTCGCCTGGACCAGTGGTTGACCACAATGCTGCTCCGCATCAAAAAGACCATCCAGGGAGACGCTGGGGACCTAAAATAG
- the napba gene encoding N-ethylmaleimide-sensitive factor attachment protein, beta a isoform X1, which translates to MDNSGKEKEAMQLMAEADKKVKASGSFLGGMFGGNHKVEDACEMYARAANMFKMAKNWSAAGNAFCQAARLHMQLQNKLDSATSFVDAGNAYKKADPQEAINCLNQAIDIYTDMGRFTIAAKHHITIAEIYESELVDIEKAIAHYEQAADYYKGEESNSSANKCLLKVGHYSAQLEQYQKAIEIYEQVAMSTMDNPLLKYNAKEYFFKASLCHFIVDELNAKLAIEKYEEMFPAFSDSRELKLLKKLLEAHEEQNSEAFTEAVKEFDSVSRLDQWLTTMLLRIKKTIQGDAGDLK; encoded by the exons ATGGACAACTCCGGCAAAGAGAAGGAGGCCATGCAGCTGATGGCTGAAGCCGACAAAAAGGTCAAAGCGTCCGGATCCTTCTTGGGAGGGATGTTCGG GGGGAACCATAAGGTGGAGGATGCCTGCGAAATGTACGCCAGAGCAGCCAACATGTTTAAGATGGCAAAGAACTGGAGTG ctgcaggGAATGCATTCTGTCAGGCCGCTCGGCTCCACATGCAGCTTCAGAACAAACTGGACTCTGCCACCAGCTTTGTTGATGCCGGCAACGCCTACAAGAAGGCTGACCCACAGG aggCCATCAACTGTCTAAATCAGGCTATTGACATCTACACCGACATG GGTCGTTTTACCATCGCAGCCAAACATCATATCACTATAGCAGAGATTTATGAATCTGAGCTGGTTGACATTGAGAAG GCCATTGCTCACTATGAGCAGGCAGCAGATTACTACAAGGGAGAAGAATCAAACAG CTCAGCCAACAAATGTCTTCTGAAGGTTGGACACTACAGCGCTCAGTTGGAGCAGTATCAGAAAGCTATCGAAATCTATGAACAG GTTGCTATGAGCACCATGGACAACCCCTTGTTGAAATACAACGCCAAAGAGTATTTCTTCAAGGCCTCACTGTGTCACTTCATAGTAGACGAGCTAAACGCCAAG TTGGCCATTGAGAAGTATGAGGAGATGTTTCCAGCCTTCTCAGACTCAAGAGAGCTCAAACTGTTAAAG AAACTGTTAGAGGCCCACGAGGAGCAGAACAGCGAGGCATTCACAGAGGCTGTCAAGGAGTTCGACTCAGTGTCTCGCCTGGACCAGTGGTTGACCACAATGCTGCTCCGCATCAAAAAGACCATCCAGGGAGACGCTGGGGACCTAAAATAG
- the cdc5l gene encoding cell division cycle 5-like protein — MPRIMIKGGVWRNTEDEILKAAVMKYGKNQWSRIASLLHRKSAKQCKARWYEWLDPSIKKTEWSREEEEKLLHLAKLMPTQWRTIAPIIGRTAAQCLEHYEYLLDKAAQRDNEEEVGDDPRKLKPGEIDPNPETKPARPDPVDMDEDELEMLSEARARLANTQGKKAKRKAREKQLEEARRLAALQKRRELRAAGIDVQKKRKKKRGVDYNAEIPFEKKPAPGFYDTSMEQYNALEPNFKRLRQQHLDGELRNEREERDRKKDKQKIKKKKESDLPSAILQTSGVAEFTKKRSKLVLPAPQISDAELEEVVKLGVASEVARQAAEESESGNSASSTLLSEYSVTNTMTTGLRTPRTPAAQDRILQEAQNLMALTNIDTPLKGGLNTPLHESDFSGVTPQRQQIQTPNTVLSTPFRTPGPGQGSEGMTPQAGGGMTPRGAITPGLTPGRTPLRDKLNINSEEQLTDPAYAKHMQRESLQQLRQGLMSLPVPKNDFEIVLPENAEKELEETETDTGFVEDSADIEARKQAIREAEREKELKLRHTPVQRNLPRPTEVNESVLRPASIEPLSDLQLAEEMIKQEMITMLHYDCIHHPSMNAANQLQRGKNRGPTSTSNNALHISYLETHSYKPISTEEMEQAKAILATEMEVVKAGMGHGDLSMEAYSQVWEECYGQVLYLPGQNRYTRANLASKKDRIESLEKKLEVNRGHMTAEARRAAKLEKKLKILLGGFQSRALGLLKQHNELWEQVEQAATELQTFTQLKKQEDTAIPRRQAALREDVERQMERERELQQRYGELLMERESLLTGAQKY, encoded by the exons ATGCCACGTATTATGATAAAAGGAGGTGTTTGGCGCAACACTGAG GATGAGATCCTCAAGGCAGCGGTGATGAAATATGGGAAAAACCAGTGGTCTCGTATTGCCTCCCTCCTGCACCGCAAGTCTGCTAAACAGTGTAAAGCCAGATG GTATGAATGGTTGGACCCGAGCATCAAGAAGACAGAATGgtccagagaggaggaggagaagctgcttCATTTGGCCAAGCTGATGCCCACTCAGTGGAGGACCATCGCTCCTATAATAGGACGCACTGCTGCTCAGTGCCTGGAGCACTACGAATACCTGCT agacaaggcagcacagagagacaatgaggaggaagtgggagATGATCCCAGGAAATTAAAACCAGGAGAGATTGACCCAAATCCTGAAACTAAACCTGCCAGACCTGACCCCGTGGATATGGATGAAG ATGAATTGGAGATGCTGTCAGAGGCCAGGGCTCGACTTGCTAACACTCAAGGCAAGAAAGCCAAAAGGAAGGCAAGAGAAAAACAGCTGGAGGAAGCCAG GCGGTTGGCTGCGCTGCAGAAACGCAGGGAGCTAAGAGCAGCAGGAATTGATGttcaaaagaaaaggaagaagaagagaggagtaGACTACAATGCTGAAATTCCCTTTGAGAAGAAACCTGCACCA GGTTTCTATGACACCAGCATGGAGCAGTACAACGCTCTGGAGCCAAACTTTAAACGACTCAGGCAGCAGCACTTGGACGGAGAACTACGCAA TGAGCGTGAGGAGAGGGATAGGAAGAAAGATAAACAGAAgatcaagaagaagaaagagagtgaTCTGCCTTCAGCAATCCTCCAAACCAGTGGAGTGGCCGAGTTCACCAAAAAACGCTCCAAATTGGTTTTACCTGCACCGCAG ATCAGTGATGCTGAGTTGGAGGAAGTCGTCAAATTGGGTGTTGCCAGTGAGGTTGCCCGTCAAGCCGCTGAGGAGAGTGAAAGTGGCAACTCTGCCTCATCTACCCTCCTCTCCGAGTACAGCGTCACCAACACCATGACAACTGGACTACGCACCCCACGGACCCCTGCTGCCCAGGACAGGATACTGCAG GAAGCCCAGAATCTGATGGCTCTGACCAACATCGACACCCCACTGAAGGGAGGCCTCAACACCCCACTGCACGAGAGTGACTTCAGTGGAGTGACACCTCAGCGCCAGCAGATACAAACACCCAACACTGTCCTCAGTACACCATTCAG AACTCCTGGACCAGGTCAGGGATCAGAGGGCATGACCCCTCAAGCTGGAGGAGGGATGACACCACGTGGGGCCATCACCCCTGGTTTAACCCCTGGGCGTACACCTCTGAGGGACAAACTGAACATTAACAGCGAGGAGCAGCTCACTGATCCTGCATATGCTAAACACATG CAAAGGGAAAGCCTGCAGCAGCTCAGGCAGGGTCTGATGTCGCTTCCTGTTCCCAAGAATGATTTTGAGATTGTTCTACCAGAAAATGCAGAGAAAGAActtgaggaaacagaaacagacactggGTTTGTCGAGGATTCAGCTGACATAGAGGCACGCAAACAG gctaTACGGGAGgctgaaagagagaaggagctgAAGCTGCGACACACTCCTGTTCAGAGGAATCTCCCCAGACCCACTGAG GTAAATGAGTCTGTCCTCCGTCCCGCTTCCATTGAGCCACTCTCTGACCTCCAGTTGGCTGAGGAGATgatcaaacaggaaatgatcaCCATGTTGCACTACGACTGCATCCATCACCCATCAATGAACGCAGCCAACCAACTGCAGCGTGGCAAAAATAGAGGTCCCACCTCCACATCCAACAACGCATTACATATATCTTACCTGGAGACACATTCCTACAAGCCAATCAGCACAGAAGAGATGGAGCAG GCCAAAGCAATACTGGCAACAGAAATGGAGGTAGTGAAGGCAGGAATGGGGCATGGTGATCTCAGCATGGAGGCCTACAGCCAGGTGTGGGAGGAATGCTATGGCCAG gtgtTATATCTACCTGGACAGAACAGATACACCAGAGCTAACCTAGCATCAAAGAAAGACCGTATTGAAAGCTTGGAGAAGAAACTAGAG GTGAACCGCGGTCACATGACAGCAGAGGCCAGGAGAGCGGCTAAGCTGGAGAAGAAGCTCAAAATCCTGTTGGGAGGGTTTCAGTCCAGAGCTCTGGGTCTTCTGAAGCAGCACAATGAGCTCTGGGAACAG GTGGAGCAGGCAGCCACAGAGCTCCAGACCTTCACTCAGCTGAAGAAACAAGAAGACACTGCAATTCCCAGGAGACAAGCG GCTCTGCGAGAGGACGTTGAGcgacagatggagagagaacgaGAACTTCAGCAAAGATATGGAGAGTTGCTGATGGAGAGGGAGTCACTGCTCACCGGTGCTCAGAAATACTGA
- the supt3h gene encoding transcription initiation protein SPT3 homolog, with protein MSSPMAGSTASSSKDRPASRTSFIPELQSMMFALGDARRPLHETAALVEDIVHTQLITMLHQACEGAALRGSRVISAEDILFLMRRDKRKVARLLKYLQFRDYKSKLLKSLEEEEISQETDRWGAPTGATGGNQRRQRLAQDFLAWMDQTGELLSLSDRQDVDPVKQERMERLERQTRAMDQAQYSEFCESRQLSFAKKASKFRDWLDCSSLELKPNSIAMEILSYLAYETVAQIVDLSLLVKQEMTAKTNPISHVISASYIHYNTHTEVKKDPDSPEATPPSTPGSSHASKLLPQGNGSLDGRARQRKRKKSCPATVEPPTGAIQPCHIREAIRRYNYRHTSAYWKSGMAFLTC; from the exons GTTCGCTCTGGGAGATGCACGGAGGCCTCTGCACGAGACAGCAGCGTTGGTGGAAGacattgtacacacacagctcatcaCCATG CTACATCAGGCATGTGAGGGGGCGGCTCTTCGTGGTTCAAGGGTAATTTCTGCTGAGGACATCCTGTTCCTGATGAGGAGGGACAAG AGGAAGGTGGCCAGGTTATTGAAATATCTCCAATTCAGAGATTATAAATCAAAACTACTCAAAAGTCTTGAAGAGGAAGAGATCTCACAAGAAACAG ACAGGTGGGGTGCTCCAACGGGCGCGACCGGTGGTAACCAACGGAGGCAGAGATTAGCCCAGGATTTCCTTGCGTGGATGGACCAGACTGGAGAACTCCTGTCTCTATCTGATCGACAAGATGTAGACCCTGTCAAACAGGAGAGGATGGAG CGTTTAGAGCGTCAGACTCGAGCCATGGACCAGGCTCAGTACTCAGAGTTCTGTGAGAGTCGACAGCTGAGCTTTG CTAAGAAGGCATCAAAGTTTCGGGACTGGCTGGACTGCAGCAGTTTGGAGCTGAAGCCCAACAGCATTGCCATGGAGATCCTGTCATACCTGGCCTATGAGACTGTTGCCCAG ATTGTGGATTTGTCTCTGTTGGTGAAGCAGGAAATGACAGCCAAAACCAATCCCATCAGTCATGTGATCTCCGCCAGTTATATCCactataacacacacactgag GTAAAGAAGGATCCTGACTCTCCTGAGGCCACTCCCCCTTCCACCCCAGGCTCCTCCCATGCATCCAAGCTCCTCCCACAGGGTAACGGCAGTCTGGATGGCCGAGCGAGACAAAGGAAACGCaaaaag agtTGTCCAGCTACAGTGGAACCCCCCACTGGAGCCATCCAGCCCTGTCACATCAGAGAGGCTATTAGAAGATATAACTACAGACACACG agTGCTTACTGGAAGAGTGGGATGGCTTTCCTCACCTGCTGA